One part of the Peptococcaceae bacterium genome encodes these proteins:
- a CDS encoding GntR family transcriptional regulator, with protein sequence MSEKKIMLQLDQYKPLRDIVFEGMREAIITQVLKPGERLMESQLAMEMGVSRTPIREAIHKLELEGFVYVLPRKGAFVAEISLKDIQEIYEIRTILEGLASGLAAVRATSEEIEEMERCLLRESNLLESEDINATVAEDINLHNAIYKAARNERLVTTLNNLREQIYRMRVASMSLPGRKKKSLEMHRKIVEAISERKPDLAREMAEKHMRYAQEAMIEHYKRQISKQ encoded by the coding sequence GTGAGCGAAAAGAAAATAATGCTGCAGCTTGACCAGTATAAACCCTTGCGGGACATTGTGTTTGAAGGCATGCGCGAAGCGATAATCACCCAGGTATTAAAACCGGGCGAGCGCCTCATGGAAAGCCAGCTGGCCATGGAAATGGGGGTCAGCAGGACCCCGATCCGGGAAGCCATCCACAAACTGGAACTGGAAGGGTTTGTCTATGTCCTCCCGCGCAAGGGAGCTTTCGTGGCGGAAATATCGCTCAAGGATATTCAAGAGATTTACGAGATCCGGACCATCCTGGAGGGGCTGGCCAGCGGCCTGGCTGCCGTGAGAGCGACTTCCGAAGAGATTGAGGAGATGGAAAGGTGCCTGCTGCGGGAATCAAATTTGCTGGAAAGCGAGGATATTAACGCCACGGTCGCGGAGGACATCAATTTGCATAACGCCATTTACAAGGCCGCGCGCAACGAACGGCTCGTCACCACTCTTAACAACCTGCGCGAGCAGATTTACAGGATGCGCGTAGCGTCGATGTCCCTGCCGGGGAGGAAGAAAAAGAGCCTGGAGATGCACAGAAAGATAGTCGAAGCGATAAGCGAGCGAAAACCCGACTTGGCCCGGGAAATGGCCGAAAAACACATGAGATACGCCCAGGAAGCCATGATCGAGCATTACAAAAGACAGATATCAAAACAATAA
- a CDS encoding nucleotidyltransferase family protein — translation MVVGVILAGGRKNGLTAGQTHPVDEAFISIGKRYMIEYVAEALEASPYINRIIISGPLDRLVKVFQESERLTLVQSGETVIDSFRHAFQAARPSGERLLVVTADIPLLSTRAVDDFLESCFRQSGDLFYPIISKETNENKYPGVKRTYVNLKEGLFTGGNLFFFDPAIVERCLPLAEKLVLYRKKPIRLATFIGWGVLVRYVLGILSLKDAERAVSRMMGIKGVAVISPYPEIGIDVDKHSDLDLAEKILCS, via the coding sequence ATGGTTGTAGGTGTCATCCTGGCGGGTGGTCGGAAAAACGGTTTAACGGCCGGCCAGACTCATCCCGTAGATGAAGCCTTTATTTCCATCGGGAAGAGATACATGATTGAGTATGTAGCCGAAGCCCTGGAAGCTTCGCCTTATATCAACAGAATCATCATCTCCGGACCGCTGGACAGGCTGGTCAAAGTCTTCCAGGAATCGGAGCGGCTGACGCTGGTGCAGAGCGGCGAGACAGTAATAGACTCGTTCAGGCACGCTTTCCAGGCCGCCAGGCCGTCCGGGGAACGCCTGCTGGTTGTCACGGCGGATATACCTCTTTTGTCCACCAGGGCTGTCGATGACTTTCTCGAATCCTGTTTCCGGCAGAGCGGGGACCTGTTTTATCCCATAATCAGCAAAGAAACCAATGAAAACAAGTATCCCGGCGTAAAACGAACCTACGTCAACCTGAAAGAAGGTCTTTTCACCGGAGGGAACCTTTTTTTCTTTGACCCGGCGATAGTTGAAAGGTGCCTTCCCCTTGCCGAAAAACTGGTATTATACCGTAAAAAACCCATCCGGCTGGCCACCTTTATCGGGTGGGGAGTGCTGGTTCGCTACGTGCTGGGCATTCTCTCCCTAAAAGATGCGGAGAGGGCGGTTTCCAGGATGATGGGCATTAAGGGAGTGGCGGTTATTTCTCCCTATCCTGAAATCGGCATCGATGTTGACAAACACAGCGACCTGGACCTGGCCGAAAAGATTCTCTGTTCATGA
- the purR gene encoding pur operon repressor, which produces MEKWRRSERVAVMTKYLLERPNTLVSLNHFTSFFKAAKSSISEDISIMRDVFQKAGLGRIETQAGAGGGMIYYPHVGKKEASAFISDLVRRMADPGRILPGGFLYMTDIIFDARVAQKVGEIFAQRFLELEPQYVVTIETKGIPLALMTARALNRPLVIIRDAGRVTEGSAVSLNYVTGSSRQIRTMSLSRRALPVESRVIIIDDFMKAGGTARGMVDLLSEFKSTVLGIGVLVDTGVPEKKLVSDYYSLLKLVEVNEQEKKIVIIPN; this is translated from the coding sequence ATGGAAAAATGGCGTAGAAGCGAACGGGTCGCGGTGATGACGAAATACCTTCTGGAAAGGCCCAATACCCTTGTTTCATTGAATCATTTCACCAGCTTTTTCAAGGCGGCCAAATCCAGCATCAGCGAAGACATCAGCATCATGCGCGATGTTTTCCAAAAAGCCGGCCTGGGCAGAATAGAAACGCAGGCCGGCGCCGGGGGAGGCATGATCTACTACCCGCATGTCGGCAAAAAAGAAGCTTCCGCCTTTATTAGCGACCTGGTGCGCAGGATGGCCGACCCGGGCCGTATTCTCCCCGGGGGCTTTCTCTACATGACGGATATTATCTTTGACGCCCGCGTTGCCCAGAAAGTGGGGGAGATTTTTGCGCAGCGCTTTCTTGAACTGGAGCCGCAGTATGTGGTCACTATCGAGACCAAGGGTATACCGCTGGCGCTTATGACCGCCAGGGCTTTAAACCGTCCCCTGGTTATTATCAGGGACGCCGGCCGCGTGACCGAAGGATCTGCGGTAAGCCTCAATTACGTCACCGGTTCTTCCCGCCAGATCAGGACCATGTCCCTTTCCCGGCGCGCCCTGCCCGTGGAAAGCAGGGTGATAATAATTGACGACTTTATGAAGGCGGGCGGCACGGCCAGGGGGATGGTCGACCTGTTAAGCGAATTCAAGTCCACCGTGCTGGGGATCGGCGTGCTGGTTGACACCGGCGTCCCCGAAAAAAAGCTGGTCAGCGATTACTACTCGCTGCTGAAACTGGTTGAAGTCAACGAGCAGGAAAAAAAGATCGTCATCATACCGAATTAA
- the spoVG gene encoding septation regulator SpoVG, translating into MDITDVRIRKINQEGRMKAIVSVTFDNAFVVHDVKVVEGTNGLFVAMPSRKTPEGEFKDIAHPISSDVREIIQTAVLKAYQEAI; encoded by the coding sequence GTGGATATCACAGATGTGAGGATCAGAAAGATCAACCAGGAAGGCAGGATGAAGGCCATTGTATCGGTGACGTTTGACAATGCTTTTGTAGTTCACGATGTGAAGGTTGTTGAGGGCACAAACGGGTTGTTTGTGGCCATGCCCAGCCGGAAAACGCCGGAGGGTGAATTCAAAGACATTGCCCATCCGATATCCTCGGATGTACGTGAAATAATTCAGACGGCAGTGTTGAAAGCATACCAGGAAGCCATATAA
- the glmU gene encoding bifunctional UDP-N-acetylglucosamine diphosphorylase/glucosamine-1-phosphate N-acetyltransferase GlmU, with protein MAQTAAVVLAAGLGTRMKSGQPKVLHKLAGLPVIQHVIAALQEASINNIIVVLGYQGELVEKILPETCRVAYQHEQLGTGHALMQVLPELERFAGGDCLVVCGDTPLLRAETLRLLYEKHRHSGAKATVLTALFPDPQGYGRIVRGPAGIERIVEEKDAALQEKEIKEINTGTYCFDVNSLKDRLTRLSAANAQGEYYLTDIVKMLVLEKEKIETVLLEDHLEAVGINNRVQLAEAGQILRRRILTGHMLRGVTVIDPEHTYVDAGVTIGQDTVLYPGVFLEGKTQVGKNCEIGPHTRITDSIIADNVSVTYSCLLEARVASGCAIGPFSFLRPGSVLAENVKIGDFVEVKKSIVGAGSKIPHLSYVGDSTLGENVNIGAGTITCNYDGFAKHPTVIGDGAFVGSNTNLVAPITVGPGAYIGAGSTVTRDIPGGALAVARGKQRNIENWKNRSPKEGPK; from the coding sequence TTGGCGCAAACGGCGGCCGTTGTGCTGGCGGCAGGGCTGGGGACCAGGATGAAATCCGGCCAGCCCAAGGTTCTTCACAAACTGGCCGGCCTGCCGGTGATCCAGCATGTCATTGCTGCCCTGCAGGAGGCTTCAATCAACAATATTATCGTCGTACTCGGGTACCAGGGAGAGCTGGTGGAAAAAATCCTGCCGGAAACGTGCCGGGTGGCCTACCAGCACGAACAGCTGGGGACCGGTCACGCCCTCATGCAGGTCCTGCCGGAACTGGAGAGGTTTGCCGGAGGCGACTGTCTCGTTGTCTGCGGGGATACCCCTCTTCTCAGGGCGGAGACATTAAGACTCTTATATGAGAAACACAGGCACAGCGGGGCAAAAGCCACTGTCCTGACGGCGCTTTTTCCCGACCCGCAAGGATACGGCCGGATCGTCAGGGGTCCTGCGGGCATTGAGCGGATCGTGGAAGAAAAGGACGCCGCTTTGCAAGAAAAAGAAATCAAAGAAATAAACACCGGGACATACTGCTTCGACGTTAACAGTTTGAAAGACAGGCTGACGCGTCTTTCCGCCGCCAACGCCCAGGGTGAGTATTACCTGACCGACATAGTCAAAATGCTGGTCCTGGAAAAAGAAAAGATCGAAACCGTGCTTCTGGAAGACCACCTCGAAGCTGTGGGCATCAACAACCGCGTGCAGCTGGCCGAAGCCGGTCAAATCCTGCGCCGCCGCATCCTGACCGGTCACATGCTGCGCGGGGTCACCGTTATCGACCCCGAGCACACTTACGTTGACGCGGGAGTAACCATCGGCCAGGACACGGTTCTTTATCCCGGGGTTTTCCTGGAAGGGAAAACGCAGGTCGGAAAAAACTGCGAGATCGGCCCGCATACCAGGATCACCGATTCCATTATTGCCGACAACGTTTCCGTAACATACTCGTGTCTCCTTGAAGCCAGGGTAGCCAGCGGGTGCGCAATTGGGCCCTTCAGCTTTTTACGGCCGGGTTCTGTCCTGGCGGAGAACGTCAAGATCGGCGACTTCGTTGAGGTGAAAAAATCCATTGTGGGCGCGGGTTCCAAAATACCGCACCTGAGTTATGTCGGCGACAGCACGCTGGGGGAAAACGTCAACATCGGGGCCGGGACCATCACCTGCAACTACGACGGGTTCGCCAAACACCCCACGGTAATAGGCGATGGAGCCTTCGTCGGGAGCAACACGAACCTTGTTGCTCCCATTACGGTGGGTCCCGGAGCTTATATCGGGGCCGGCTCCACGGTCACCAGGGATATACCGGGAGGAGCCCTGGCTGTCGCCAGGGGGAAACAGCGCAACATCGAAAACTGGAAAAACCGCAGCCCAAAAGAGGGCCCAAAGTGA
- a CDS encoding ribose-phosphate pyrophosphokinase: MPGYKKLKIFTGNAHPGLASEIAEYLGVEVSQASVKTFSDGEINVDINESVRGADVFVIQPTCTPVNDNIMELLILIDALRRASARRITAVLPYYGYARQDRKAKARDPITAKLVANLITAAGARRVLAVDLHAGQIQGFFDIPVDHLQAVPILAEYFLNKQLDNSVVVSPDLGGVTRARALSGRLHLPLAIIDKRRPQPNESEIMHIIGEVEGKKVIMIDDIIDTAGTITLGAQALLEKGAQEVYVCCTHPVLSGQAVERLESSPVREVVITNTIPLARGKKPDKFRVLSIAPLLGEAIIRIHEDLSVSKLFD; this comes from the coding sequence ATGCCAGGTTACAAAAAGCTGAAGATATTCACGGGTAACGCCCATCCCGGGCTGGCCTCGGAGATAGCCGAGTACCTCGGCGTCGAGGTTAGCCAGGCCTCCGTTAAGACGTTTTCGGACGGCGAGATCAACGTGGACATCAACGAAAGCGTGAGGGGCGCCGATGTTTTTGTGATCCAGCCGACATGCACGCCCGTGAATGACAACATCATGGAACTCCTTATCCTTATCGACGCCCTGCGAAGGGCTTCGGCCCGGCGGATAACCGCGGTGCTTCCTTATTACGGTTACGCCAGGCAGGACAGGAAAGCCAAAGCCCGCGACCCGATCACCGCCAAACTGGTTGCCAACCTGATAACGGCCGCCGGCGCCCGCCGCGTGCTTGCAGTGGACCTTCATGCCGGCCAGATCCAGGGTTTTTTTGATATACCGGTGGACCACCTCCAGGCCGTTCCAATCCTGGCGGAATACTTTTTAAACAAGCAGCTCGACAACTCCGTGGTCGTTTCTCCCGACCTGGGCGGGGTCACCAGGGCCAGGGCCCTTTCCGGCAGGCTTCACCTCCCCCTGGCCATAATCGACAAGCGCCGCCCGCAGCCCAACGAGTCCGAAATCATGCACATCATCGGCGAAGTGGAAGGGAAGAAGGTAATAATGATCGACGACATCATAGACACCGCGGGGACGATCACCCTGGGAGCGCAGGCGCTGCTGGAAAAGGGCGCGCAGGAGGTGTACGTCTGCTGCACGCACCCGGTTCTCTCCGGGCAGGCTGTGGAAAGGCTTGAAAGCTCTCCCGTCCGGGAAGTGGTGATCACCAACACAATTCCTCTTGCCCGGGGGAAAAAGCCGGACAAGTTCAGGGTGCTGTCAATTGCTCCTCTTCTGGGAGAGGCCATCATCCGCATTCATGAAGACCTCTCCGTCAGCAAACTGTTCGACTGA
- a CDS encoding 50S ribosomal protein L25 — translation MEKPSIEVQPRQVNTKHSLKEIRRKGLVPGVIYGKRAGSIPISLPEKELLKIGGANLVSVKLPGGSYPAVVRELQKHPLSGRILHVDFLQVEMDQKIRAEIPVHLSGSAAGLKAGGILQHGERAVEVEALPGELPDAFHVDISPLEIGDKYTVADLQKTTSLTITSDPETVLAVINAPRLAEIEEPAETAKGEEEKKEEPAGEA, via the coding sequence ATGGAAAAACCATCAATAGAAGTCCAACCGCGCCAAGTAAACACCAAGCATTCGCTGAAAGAAATCCGGCGCAAGGGGTTAGTCCCCGGGGTCATTTACGGCAAGAGAGCAGGCAGTATTCCCATCTCCCTCCCGGAGAAGGAACTGCTCAAGATAGGCGGGGCCAACCTGGTTTCGGTCAAACTGCCGGGCGGTTCCTACCCGGCGGTTGTCCGGGAGTTGCAGAAGCACCCGCTGAGCGGCAGGATTCTCCATGTCGACTTTCTCCAGGTGGAGATGGACCAGAAAATAAGGGCCGAAATCCCTGTCCACTTGTCGGGAAGCGCAGCCGGCCTGAAAGCGGGAGGGATCCTGCAGCACGGTGAGCGCGCGGTGGAGGTGGAGGCCCTGCCCGGCGAACTGCCCGATGCCTTCCATGTTGACATTTCGCCCCTGGAAATCGGAGACAAATACACGGTGGCGGACCTCCAGAAAACCACTTCTTTAACCATTACCAGCGACCCGGAAACTGTCCTGGCGGTGATAAACGCGCCCAGGCTCGCTGAAATCGAAGAGCCTGCGGAAACAGCCAAAGGCGAAGAGGAGAAGAAAGAAGAGCCGGCGGGCGAGGCCTGA